AACCAATGAGCTTCACAACTACATTGTTGCAGCATATGTACCACTGACTACTGAAGAATTTCTAAACTACTGAAGGTTCAAGTGAGCACTGTGGGGCCATAATTCAGGAGTGAAAAGAACATCATTCATCATAAACTGGCCACAAACAAGTGCTTCCTGCAAGATTTCAGACAGAGGAGTGAAAAGAGTTATCAGCAGAGTTGTGCAAGAGAATCAGCAGGTACTattgtttcaaagaaaacaataagtAATGCACTCAACTGCCATGGCCGTATGCCATGTGTGCATGCTCACCACTGCTGACTGTCACTGCTactgtttaataataataataataataataatgataataataataataatacatgcaATGTCTGCAGGTCAAAACGCACTGAAAAGCTCCCCAAAAACACCATACTAACAATGAAGCTTGGCTGTGGGAACATCATGGGGTGGGGCTATTTTTCTGCATTTAGCACTGGCACACTTCATATAAttcaaagaaaaatatatagaGGTAAACTTGACAAAAATCTGCTGCGATTTaccaggatgatgaagatgaagcaAGGGTGGACATTTCAGCaagacagtgatcccaaacacacagccaAGGAAGCTGTCAATTGGTTTCAACCAAAGAAAATAAAGCTGCTAAAATGGCCcagtcagtcacctgacctGAATCCAAATGGAAACAACTAAAGCTCATAGACGTAACCATCAGGATTTAAAGACTGTTGGTGTGGAAGAATGGCCCAAAATCActcttgaaaaaaaaagctcttctATGAAGtattaaatacatttcactgtgtttcaTACTCATGTTTCATTTCTTATTATTACATATGTCTTCATTTATGGACATCTACTGACATATGGTTTTATTTCATTGCATGTTTTTGGAATGGTTGTTACTGACATCTGGTGAGAATGTCATCTCAACAGCACCTTCAGAAAATATTTTGTGAAGTGTTCAGTACTTACTTTACCTGCTGTATGCTCTCTTTAGTTCCTGTCAGCACTTTTTCTGCAGCAATTTAGATCAAAGGTTTTTCAGTGAGCTTTAATAACAGGGAactacagtagtccagcctagaagtaacaaATGTGTGAACCAgctttttagttttactttgtcTGCTTTGTTAAACAAAGATTCTAGATCTTTGTTTAGTGTTCATATCGAAAGGCATATCATGATCAAAAATAACTCTAAGATGATTCGCTGTCTTCCAGGAAGACTGGAGACTTCTAGGTCCGAGTACAATAACTTCAGTTTGTCTTAatttagaaataaaaaattagAGGTCATCTAGGCCTTTATGTCTTTACAACTTGACTATTGTTTAACTAACTGATTCTGGGTTCatagataaataaaactgtgaatAAGCTCAATTTTCTATAATAATGTGAGAGACTGTTAAAGTCgtacagaaaacaattactCAGTTACTGCAAGTTACTACTGCTAAAGGTGGTTGTAGAAGCTGTGGAATTGTCCCATTATTTGACAAATCAACAGTATCTCATACCCCAGGTCTGAGAGTGAGCGGGGTACCACTTGCACAGCAATCATGCACAGTTGTtgttatccatccatcttcttctgcttatccagtttatgGGTCACAGGGAGCAGGAGCCTACGGCAGCTGTTGTAGCATGATTTTACATCATAAAATCAAAATCACATACACTACCTGTCAAAGGTTTTAGAACACCCcaatttttccagttatttGTTGTAGTTCAAGTCATTCAAGTACAAtgaatagtttgaaatgatacAAAGCTGGTGAACTGccagaggtaaaaaaaaaaaaaaaaaaagtaaggttACCCTAAACTGAAAAATTAACATCTGAATTATGCAAAAGGTCTTTTTCAGGGAACACAAAATGTATTAACAATTTAAAGCTCTTCTGCAAAAATGGAGCTTGATCAAGCCTTGAAAGCTGGTGCTACTAATTCCTACAGGTGTTCCAGCTTTTCTGGATTACTTCCAACCCCCTCTGTCTGCATAAAAGAAGTGTTGGTCAGCATCAGTTGAACAGTATTGTACTGCAGAAAGTAGTGTGATGCTGCAAAAATGGTGAGGAAAAAGGTGATTAacaatggaagagagacagaccatCACAACACTTATAAATGTCGGCCTGTCctacagagaaactgcaaagtcAAGGTGTCAGTGAGTACAGTTTCCTTCAACATCCAAAGGCTCAGAAACTTTGACAGGAAGAGGTCTGCAGACCCAAAGACACGACTGAATCAGAAGACAAGTTAACAGAGAGAGCTGAGAGTTCTCAGCTGTGTGATAGGCGGCTGACAGGACAACAGCTTCAAGCACAGCTTAATAGTGGTCGTAGTAAGAAAGTCtcagtttcagctgtgaagagaagactttgagctgcaggtttgacaggacgAGTTGCAGCAAGAATGCCAGACGTcagaataagacaaagaggcttgGCTGGGACATGAAACACCACCATTGGACTACTGAAGACTGGAAGAAGGTATTATGGACTGATGGATCCACATTTGAAATCTTCGGTTCATCACACAGGATCTTTGTACACCGTTGAGTAGGTAAAAGGATGGGTCCACAGTGAgatgatggtctggggctgttttacTGGATCCAGGGTCGGTGACTTGTACAGAGTGAGAGGCTCCCTGAACCAAAACCACAGCATTgtgcagcaccatgcaggacccTCTGGTATGCACCTAGTTGGTCAGGGATTCATCCTACAGCAAGATAATGACCAAAACATAAGTCCACGCTGTGCCAGAACTACCTCAGGAACAAAGAACAAGGTGGTGAGCTTGAAAACATGGAGTCCAGCACAGTCTCCAGACTTAAACCCCATTGAGCTGGTTTGGGatgaactggacagaagagtgaaagcaaagcaaccTACAAGGTCCACGTTTATGGGAACTTCTGCTACAGATATGGGAGAATATTCGATTTCTATTGTAGAAAGAATGCCAAGGCTGTGTTCAGTTGTTATATCAGGTGCTACTTTGATGAGTCAAAAGTTTAGAATACATTTTGGTCTATAAATTGATTTTGGCTGTAATTGCTTTTTTGTACTATGTtttcatttcagagtgcaatgagacattaaactgcataattttcaataaaaactgaaaaattggGGTGTTCTAAAACTTCTGACTGGTAGTGTATGTTGATGAAAAGccagcacattaaaaaaatagacttTTGGTTCACTAAAATGAGCACTTGGCTGTGGTGAAAATGAGCCCAAAGACTGGAGGTAAGTTGAGCTGGTGGTTCATATTACACCAAGACAAACATGTGATCTCTTGTGACTGACATTATATTTCATGTTTTAGATGTAGCATAAGAGTTGTTGTAAATTTTTATCTAATTTTAGTGGGTGGAGCCTGGTCTTTAACTCTCATTATGTAACAGCTATTTTTTCAATAATCATGATTCtaatttatattattttgttttcagttccaATAGATATGGCCGATCTTTATAACCCTGGCTACAaagtttgtaatttttaaaatattcacagcATTTTAGGACAGTTGAAAGAGTAGAttgaaaaagtaaaaagcaaaTCATCCCTGGATGTTCATGAATAAAGAAAAAGCGTTCATTTTTGTAGGTTTTCAGTGTCCATTTCTTAAATGACTTGTGATTACTTTTCCGTCTTTCAAACTGGTAAACAacttaattatatatttatttggtGATCACCAAAGTCAGGGCTTTAATAacgattaatttttttttcatttaaatttggtTCATAGACTTGTTAGTAAATTAGTTGTCTCTAATTGCTCATCACACCCTGTCAGCTGGCTATGCTGATACCTAACCCTTGCTAGTACTTGGAACAAGTTGGTCCACAAGAATTATTTTTTGAACCTCATATTAAGACGTCAGTTTATAGCTATCATTTTTGAGTTCTGTCTGTCTCACTTTTATTTCTGTCTCATATTTCTTTACCTATAGGACAGCTTAAGAAAAAAATGGCTCATACCCTGCTCCGAAAACAACAGTCCTTTGTATCTGCATATTGCAGTTAGCATATTTTATGCAACACATAGCATTGCAATGCATAAATCCTGAATATACGGGTTAGAAAACTTTTCATATCAAAAGTCAGATTGGCAGAAAATGGTTTGGAAGTCTTGGTTTTGGTGCGTTATGTTTTTACACTCTTGACTGTCACACTCACATcactgaaacatttctgtttccTCCAGCATCCCACAGGGGACCAGTGTTCTGCTCATGAGTGGGCTCTGCCGATGGCCTGGCTGTGAAGCAGTATTTGAAGACTTCTCTAGTTTCTTGAAGTAAGAACTGTGCATTAATTCaatgaatacattttttgtgtgtgtgtggcgtgGCAGGGTTGGAAAAGGCTATTTCCTCATTTCTGGACACAACAAAACTAGTAGCATTTATTAATTCAAtccatttcagttcagttcaacttATATAGCACccattcacaacaacagtcaatgATTTATTCATTGATTGGCATTGGCATACTATGGGCTCACTGCAGGTCTGCATGGGCCCCACAACAGGCCCCTATGTGCTTAGTGTTGGCAGCCCACACCATGGGCTGCCCATGGTGGGGTCATTGGGCCTGAAATGTCATGCCATTACTGGGGCCCCACAGTGAGTTGCCCACTGTGGACCGTGTGGGTTTTATTTTCCAGGATATTCTACTGGATATTTGCATTGTTTTAAAAAGGACGATTTCAATCTTctaaatttatatttatagaaatTTATAgaaatttatttacaataaattTGGTTTCACGTagtttgtgttttcaaaagtctagttttatttctttgtctttacacAACCAATTATTCGATTTTGAGGCCTTTTTACAAAGGGCAGGAAGCTCTGGATATTTTTAAACCCTGTATTAACCCTGAATATACCCTGTGACAATTTGTCTTTTAGGCATCTTCATTCTGAACACGGACATGGTGACAGAAGTATTGCTCAATGGAGGGTCCAGCAGGATATTGTTCAGTACATGGAAAGTCAGGTAGAACCCAGAGAAACAAAGCTACAGCAGCACTATGCTGTATGAATGCTCATGTGTAAATATGTCCAAAAATAGATacaagtttctttttctttcgaACCTACTCAATCTCGCAGTAGCTATAAGCTTAAAAGGAACATTTTAGTTAAAGTTGAAGTTTCAGCTAGATAACTGAGGGCTCTGCATCCTATTCTGCTTTTAGAAACTTCTAGAACCATAAGTGAGCCAGCATTCTGATAGTGAAGTCTTCTGTTATGTTCTATATTTTACTATGTTATTATGAGATCAGTCTAAATGAATCTGAGACGAAGCATTTTAACACAGAAGCAATGAAGAGTAGACACATGAACCTGGTTATCCAGACTCCTAAAAATAGAAGTAATCCAGTGATATATGGGAATTCTCTTTTTTCAGCTCATTctggaaaaacagaaactcaTTGCAATGCAACTTCATCTCTCAGAGGACAAATACTCTGACTCGGTATGTCTACATGCTAAGACAGTAAAAACAAGAATTTCCTTGAAATattgctttatttttcttctggAGAGAAAATAAATGGCTGTGTCTGTTCACATCCACCTTCATCATTATATGCAGAAGGCAGCTTCTGAGTGGCaatacagccttcctctgttcCTGCCGCAGCCTCAGGTTACCAGTGGAGACAGAGTGCAACAGTGGGCCACCAAACATCTGGAAGAGCTGGTCCAGCATGGCAACAGACCTACTGCTTCTGATCATCTCCTCCCAGGTAACAGTGAAATTCACTAGGATTCACACACAAATGGACTTTTTTACTATTTTATGCACATTACGTTTTCACCATAACATATGTTCTTTCAGATAAAATGCTATTAGAGCTTATTAGCTAATATAAATGATTACATTTGACAGTTGAAATGTGCAGTACCTGTATATTTGTTGCATGTTGTGTTTTATCTCTAAATATGTTTCAAAAGCACATTATCCAAAGAAGTGTGTTTGATGGGACAAACTGATGAGAAACGCCCACTGTTCTTTTATAGATTTGGTTCCCAGTATTGAGTGTTACAAATACAACAACATCAGGCCTCCTTACACCTATGCATACTTGATAAGATGGGTGAGTTTgtctaatgttttattttcatttgtgaaGTTGGTCTGATCTGAACTGGTCCCTGATTTCTCAAGGCTCTAAAGCAGGGGTCgccaatctcagtccacgagggccggtgtccctgcaggttttagatgtgtccttgatccatcacagcttatttaaatggataaattaccttctcaacatgtcttgaagttctccagaggcctggtaatgagctaatcatgtgattcaggtgtgttgacccagggtgagatctaaaacctgcagggacaccggccctcgtggactgagattgccgaCCCCTGTTCTAAAGTATACACTTCTATACACACTCTCtggatgtgtgtttttttccaagtCACTGCaacatttgatttgatttgatatacctttattagtcccactaggtgaaatttcataaggctgccgacctattgcacgcaatggcggTGCCATCTTACCCTCATATTCAGATACTTTACAAAAGACCTTGGAAAAAAAGGTTTCATGCTttaaaattgtatctttaggcactttattTGTAGCCTGTCACAAAATCATtgtttgtttccatttctttagttgcaTCAATAGTTGCAACACACTTTTACAGGCttaaaatgatattttgtatgaacaaaaggcagccaacatccaaagaagagctttgaatgtcttacctatttcccattttcctaccaaatataaataaaatgaagggTGGCTCAAGGCTTTGTAAGTCTTCCTCAAAGGTTTACAGTAGGAATCAGGTTTTATCTGCAAACTGTAGCTATTTATGACTAATTTGCCAAATATTGCCACTGCTTACCCTTCCATGTGTGTGACTGGTTGCAGTCTATCCTGGAGTCTCCAGACAAACAACGTACTCTGAATGAGATTTACAACTGGTTCACTACCATGTTCTTCTACTTCAGACATAATACTGCCACCTGGAAGGTTTGTACTATTTGGATGAAATATTAATTGTGATGCCTACTTGTGTACAGAATACAAGTGCTTTTTATTGTAATAAACTGAACATTTGGGCACAGTTTAACATAGAAGAAAAACTGTGCCAACCAGAACATCTCACTATACTGTACTGTTTTTAATAGCATGGCTTCCATGTTGATAGAACTGTTTCCTTGTATCTGTATCCTCTCTCCAGAATGCAGTACGTCACAACCTCAGCCTTCACAAGTGTTTTGTGCGAGTGGAGGGAGGAAAGGGAGCTGTGTGGACAGTCGATGAAATGGAGTACCAAAGGAGGAAGGGTCAGAAGTATCAGCGGTATAAAAATCTTCAACACGAACACACAGGAGAGCAGAAGTGTACAATAGGAAGCAAATTAACAAACTCTTGATAACTTTCTGTTATCTTGTTTCATTTACCCCAACATCAGCAATCAGGCTATGTGGTCAGCTTTGTAACTCAACCCATTGTTTAACAGTGTAGAGACATGGTAAAGAGAAAGGACAGCCTGAACACATCAGGACATAATAACAATCAGGGGGTCATTAGCAGTTCTTCAAATGATAATTACAACTGCAGATGAAGAACACATGACATGTTACACCATGTAAttatatagatacatatatatatatatattaaaaaaactaaGCCAAAATCCAGAAGCAGCGTATAAAAAACTAAGTAGCAGCcatgtgctgctaatcaaatccATTTCATTAATGAATCATCTGTAAGTGTGAACACATATATAAAAGAAGAGGATAGGAAGGTTTGCAGTGCAGGTCTGGAGATTTCATCTGTGTCCTAGAACATTACGAGTGATCCTAAAAAAACAATTCTTGTTGCCCTTTTATCTGGCAAGAGTTAAAAGGCcaatttcaaatattttacacTGATTATTCACAAGTAGAAAACATTCAGTACTGCTGCAAACTTTCCCTAGGAGTAGATATCCCATCACGCAAGTTTGGTCTACTACACAAGTTACTATACCAATGTGTGGATATTTCCCattccattcgcttccgcttatcctttttcagggtcgcggggggcgctggagcctatcccagctgtcatagggcgaaaggcggggtacaccctggacaggtcgccagtctgtcgcagggctaacacatagggacagacaaccattcacactcacattcacacctagtggcaatttggattatccaattaacctatccccacaagctgcatgtctttggacggtgggaggaagccggagtacccggagagaacccacgcaaacacggggagaacatgcaaactccacacagaaagaccccggcctgatggtggaattgaactcaggaccttcttgctgtgaggcaacagtgctaaccaccgtgccaccgtgctgccctaatGTGTGGATATAAGAAGTGAAAACACCTAGGATTTACTGAATAATCCAAAATCTTGCTTTATACTACAGACCTCTGTTCTGTGCTTTGCtgaggaattaaaaaaaaaaaagagctattcTTTAGTAAACGTCCTAACTGTTGAGATCTGTAAGGATAAGACCAAAATGCAAGACTCCAGCAGACATGATCAAAATCAAGCATTTGATGGAGTTAAAAGCAAAGACCAATAAAAAAATCCCAATAGTGAGGAATTCAAAATAATCACACAGACCCAAGACAGGCCTGCCTACACAAAGTCAGGATTTATAGATAAGTGCAGACAGGTGGGGAAAACGACACAGCTAAACATAACGAACACAAGTGCGAATAATCAGGAAATGAAGGTCAACGTAAAACACACTGACACGGAGCCAAGAACATTCACATCGGACATGAAGACAGAGAAAAGGGGACACCAGATGATAAACACAGGAAGACCACTTTGACTTTGAAAGTGGTCTTTCTGGACCACTTCCTAGACTTTGAAGCAAAATGTGGAATTGTCCAGGAAACTTCCTGGGCTTTCAATATTACAGAACTAATATTGATACTGGCAGCTTTTGCTGCAGATCTAACCTGTTCAACAGCAGCTGATGTTTGAGATTGAAGATCATCATGTACTACACCACTTCCAACTTAATGATAGAGTTGTGATGTTGATAAGTCTGTTAGCTTGCATGGTTGGCATTTCTACAGCTTTCTTTCCTAGACAGGCCAGACTTTGTAACTTGCGTCACAGTACACAGcacaagcagagaaaactgagaaaacaaacTTAAGTACTTAGAGGTAGACACTAGACGGTAAACCATCTTGAAAGGCTTAAACAATCCCAAATCCTACAGATAGAGCAGGTATTAAGGGAAAGGCgtgtaaaaatatatttaagtcaaaagaaaaaaaaagaaagtgggacgatagaaaagaaaagggagttTGAGAAATCCCTACTGGCAAACATAAAGTGAGTGGGTGGTGTTAGTGTTACTCCATTGTGCTTGCGAATCACATTGTGTTTGATTTTAGGGATTGCCCCGTGAAGTGGCTCACAGCCTACTCCCATTACTCTCCTGGAAACCCCTGAGCACCAGCACTGAGCTGCTCACATCCAGATATCATCAGATAACGAGCAGCAGGAAGAACATCTGGAGGATGAAGAATCTTTGAAGTTTATCtagtttgtgttcagattgaaGACTTGATTATGATTTATAGGTTATTGCATTATGATATTTGTGCCCCTGTCTGACAAATGTTTTTGTGCTCActcattctaaaaataaatgaatctaACCTTTGTGGGTGTCAAACCATTGTTCTCATTTTATCCATTCATGAATTAGTTTCATGAGTTTCCTCCAATTAGTAGGTAAGGGTTCAGACGTCTCTTGCAGAGACTCTTTACATTGTATCACCGCGGAAGCACTAGCTGGTAGTCGGGCCGTACGCGTGTCTTAGTGCAGTTGAACATAATCCACAAAGTCCGCTTGTAGTCGAAAAGCAAACAGGCAAACATTTATTTCCACAGTTTTGAAATACAGTGATCCATTTGAATGTTCCAGTACACTGCAAACACGGTAAGAAACTGCTTTTCTCCACAGCTAGTTAAAGCCCCCGTAGCTCCACACTGCCCGTCGCGAACACTCCCCCCGTGCACAGTTACCGTATGTTAAAGGAACAGTACGTAAAAATTAAATAAGGcaagaaaaaatacaatttaactgTAAATCTTATGCTAAACAAATTATAAAGTTAAAAACTGAAATTCCCCATTATCTTACACTTATCCTTATCCAAAATGATTCaaattaccgtattttcacgaccataaggcgcacttaaaagtcttagattttcttcaaaaagtgcggcgcgccctatagcgcggtgcgccctatgtgttgtaaggaggacgtagtagagaacaccatgagaacgttaaagggtgaagtgtgggccttgatcgtatataccgggacaatcgcacatacctgtataaaagaacaggtatgtgcattatgcaggacatcgttgttttaacaaccctgaaaatggcaaagagacacgcttacgaagcacagtttaaactgaaggccatcagctacgcggaggaacatggaaatcgagcagcggcgagagaatttaagattaacgaatcgatggttcgcaaatggaggaagctggaaaacaagctccggcaggtcaagaaaacgcagctgagtttccgcggacataaggcgaggtggctcgagttggaggaaagactcgagcggtggatcatcgagcaaagagcgagcgggagaagcatttcgacggtcaccatttggctaaaagcagtttcactagctgaagagatgaacattgaacatttccaaggaggtccgtcttggtgctttcgttttatgaaacggtgccatttttccatccggaccaggactacggtagcgcagcaacttccagcggattataaggaaaagctggccatcttccgctcctactgcagcaaacacatcggcgacaaaaacatccagcccagccacatcacaaacatggacgaggtcccgctcacttttgacatcccggtgagtcacactgtggagaagaaggggaccagcacagtagcgatacgcacaacggggtatgaaaagtcttcttttactgttgtgcttggctgccatgctaatggacagaaactgccacctatggtgatttttaagcgaaagactttgcctaaagagaagtttccagcagaaatcatcattaaggcaaatgaaaagggctggatggatgaggaaatgatgaaagactggctgagggaggtgtatgtaaggagaccaggtggttttttccacgcatcaccatcgctgttgatctgtgactctatgcgtgcccatctcacagccgatgtgaaaaaacttgtGAAggaaatgaactgtgagcttgctgtcattccgggaggcctgacaaaggaactccaactgctggacatcggtgtgaaccgcccgttcaaagtaaggctgcgagcggcctgggagcgatggatgaccggtggagaccacagtttcactaagagtggaaggcagcgccgggcgagttacgccacaatttgccaatggattgtagatgcttgggctaacatgtctgctggcactgttgttcgagctttcgcaaaagccggcatcgtttccgaggagccgcacggcacggaaagtgactctgacggtgaagacagtgaacctggcatgtttgatggagatttagcgcagctgttcaattcagacacagaggatgaggacttcgatgggtttgattgatgataaaaatgtgagtaccaaactttgttttgctcctgctttatttttaaagacgcacacttgtatgcttgtgtgttgttgatgacgATTATTGGtactaaaaatgtgagtaccaaactcagttttgctcctgctttatttttaaatatgcacacttgtatgcttgtgtgttgttgatgatgacgattaccggcaatagaaatgtgagtaaggtaccgaattcaggtttgctcccgctttatttttaaatatgcatacggtacttgtatgcgccctatggtccagtgcgccttatgtgtgtgttaaatacagtaagtgcacacataactgagactgcgccttttagcacagtgcgccttatggtcgtgaaaatacggtattaACAAATATACACTCTGTGCAATCTGAGTAAACTAAGCGATGACTAGATCTTTATCCTATACATTCCCGGCCCCTAATTGTTCTATAAACTTATAAACAATTATTAACAATTTGGCACAATGATCATATTAACAACATAGGCATTCAGTCCTTAGAACATAATTTCTTCTTTCcactgatgtcagaggtcaccAGTACATGACATACCATGGGAGTCCAGCCTTTACCACTGACTCATACTGCTTCTAGGAGCAGACAGACCTTAGTGATTGGTCTATCCTGTTCACTGGTCTTGGTCTTCACATGAACCCTGCGAACAAGGCCATGTTCATCCGGCATGGCTTGAGTGACTCTACCAATGAGCCAAGAGTTTCTCGGTGCTGTTTTGTCCACGAGCAAAACGATGTTTCCAGGCACAAAGTTCCTAGACACCCGTGTCCACTTCTGCCGTGTCTGAAGCTGAGGCAAATACTCTCTCACCCAGCGCTTCCAGAAAAGATCTGCCATATATTGAACTTGCCTCCATCTTCGCCGGGCATAGATGTCCTCCTTTTGGAACAGTCCTGGGGGAAGAGATGGCCTTGCTTTTAAGAGCAGGAGATGATTTGGAGTGAGTGCTTCCAAGTCATTAGGGTCATTGGAGGGTGTAGTAATAGGCCAACTGTTGTTTGGTGCAGTGAGAAAGTCTGGTccagaaatccagacatggttCTGTAGGAAAAGGCCTACGTTCTGTCCTCTTGAGACACAATCAGCCGGAGATGACTAGATCTTTATCCTATACACATTGTTTCACACACATGTTTCTGTCTTCATGTTAAACAGAGATGTAATTAAGATGAGGTAATCTAGTAAAGGCAGTGTGAGGGACAGAGCCAAAAATAAACTGGTGTGTTAAAGTAGTAACTCaacattttcaaaatgttatCATTACAATTGGTtgcactgttttttttatttagcgtTATCAGAGTTAAATGGGCATACATCACACTTTAAGTTTTTATTTGCAAAAAGTTTCTAAACACCATTTTTAATTCACTTCACAATTACTTGCTACTTTGTATTGGTATACCACATATAATGCAAATAAAATCCATCCAACTTTGTGGTTGTAATATgataaaatgtgcaaaagttCAAGGGGTATGAATAATTTTTTGAAGTAATGCGCAATTTGCAGCCCAATCTATACATC
This region of Maylandia zebra isolate NMK-2024a linkage group LG20, Mzebra_GT3a, whole genome shotgun sequence genomic DNA includes:
- the foxp3b gene encoding forkhead box protein P3 encodes the protein MPETSDEYMKFGQQKVERQLDSIKQMEEPPMSVSGSQASPECRLKFGSKTCWSSMEGIRQKQQRPSVLRHVSPVAYRQRRESSAAVSICKEEVDACHILQEPSPHMGSSPTSSHHFLSLRRGDIQKQTSLEARLHDGIPQGTSVLLMSGLCRWPGCEAVFEDFSSFLKHLHSEHGHGDRSIAQWRVQQDIVQYMESQLILEKQKLIAMQLHLSEDKYSDSKAASEWQYSLPLFLPQPQVTSGDRVQQWATKHLEELVQHGNRPTASDHLLPDLVPSIECYKYNNIRPPYTYAYLIRWSILESPDKQRTLNEIYNWFTTMFFYFRHNTATWKNAVRHNLSLHKCFVRVEGGKGAVWTVDEMEYQRRKGQKYQRDCPVKWLTAYSHYSPGNP